From Rhododendron vialii isolate Sample 1 chromosome 10a, ASM3025357v1, the proteins below share one genomic window:
- the LOC131302281 gene encoding UDP-glycosyltransferase 708G1-like gives MANSDNHRTPPHIALLPSAGMGHLMPFLRLAAILSSHNCTITLITPTPIVSAAESTHLTTFFSSHPHIRRLHFPIPPFDSSSTPINTDDPFFIRWSQISQSLPLLSPLLSSLSPPLSVILSDFSASMSFSQLADHLSIPYYVVFCSSARFLSLFASLPSLNLGGIEDYVEIPDLPPLPKSSLPPPLFNPNHFFTSSAISNIQSIPKAKGMFLNTFEEFESEAITALNNARVLSMKLPHVIPIGPLEPFNVENGEKSKKGSDYLMWLDGQSDGSVLYVSFGSRTAMSKEQIREIGDGLERSGCAFFWVLKGSKVDSEDKVEIEELLGDGFMERTKSRGVAVKGWVEQEEILSHPAIGGFVSHCGWNSVMEAARHGVPVLAWPLHGDQKVNAEVVEKAGLGMWVREWGWGGERLVRGEEVGDKVREMMSDEKLRRRGREIGEEARKAWEGSGSSLRALMEAIDELKHTNSAAIS, from the coding sequence ATGGCAAACTCCGACAATCACAGGACGCCGCCGCACATCGCTCTCTTACCCAGCGCGGGCATGGGCCACCTCATGCCCTTCCTCCGCCTTGCTGCCATCCTCTCCTCCCACAACTGCACCATAACCCTCATCACCCCCACCCCCATTGTCTCCGCTGCCGAATCCACCCACCTCACCACTTTCTTCTCCAGCCACCCGCACATCCGCCGCCTCCACTTCCCCATCCCGCCATTCGATTCCTCCTCCACGCCCATCAACACCGACGACCCTTTCTTCATTCGCTGGTCTCAAATCAGCCAGTCCCTGCCCCTCCtctcccctctcctctcctctctctctcctcccctctccGTCATCCTCTCCGACTTTTCTGCCTCAATGAGCTTCAGCCAACTCGCTGACCATCTCTCCATCCCTTACTACGTCGTTTTCTGCTCCTCTGCCAgatttctctccctctttgCCTCCCTTCCTTCCTTAAATCTTGGTGGGATTGAGGATTATGTCGAAATCCCAGATTTACCCCCACTGCCTAAATCAAGCTTGCCTCCCCCTTTATTCAACCCAAATCATTTCTTTACGTCGTCTGCGATATCGAATATTCAATCTATCCCCAAAGCCAAAGGAATGTTTTTAAATACCTTTGAGGAATTCGAATCCGAGGCAATCACAGCACTCAACAATGCGAGAGTGTTAAGCATGAAACTACCACATGTTATTCCAATTGGCCCACTTGAGCCATTTAACGTTGAAAATGGCGAAAAATCGAAAAAGGGTAGTGATTATCTGATGTGGTTGGACGGCCAAAGTGATGGATCAGTGCTTTATGTTAGTTTTGGGAGTAGAACGGCCATGTCAAAGGAACAAATAAGGGAGATTGGAGATGGGTTGGAGAGAAGTGGGTGTGCTTTCTTCTGGGTGTTAAAAGGTAGCAAAGTGGACAGTGAAGATAAAGTGGAGATAGAAGAATTACTAGGCGACGGGTTCATGGAGAGAACGAAAAGCAGGGGAGTTGCGGTGAAAGGATGGGTGGAACAGGAGGAGATTTTATCGCACCCCGCAATCGGAGGGTTTGTGAGTCACTGCGGGTGGAACTCGGTGATGGAGGCGGCTCGACATGGGGTACCAGTGCTGGCGTGGCCTTTACACGGCGACCAAAAGGTGAATGCGGAGGTGGTGGAGAAGGCGGGGTTGGGGATGTGGGTGAGGGAGTGGGGATGGGGCGGGGAGAGGTTAGTGAGAGGAGAAGAGGTTGGAGACAAGGTTAGAGAGATGATGAGTGATGAGAAGTTGAGGAGGAGAGGTAGGGAGATCGGGGAAGAGGCTCGGAAGGCATGGGAGGGCAGTGGCAGCTCTCTGAGGGCTCTAATGGAAGCCATTGATGAATTGAAGCACACAAATTCGGCAGCTATTTCTTGA